The Lynx canadensis isolate LIC74 chromosome A2, mLynCan4.pri.v2, whole genome shotgun sequence DNA segment ggcgcctgggtggcgcagtcggttgagcgtccgacttcagccaggtcacgatctcgcggtccgtgagttcgagccccgcgtcaggctctgggctgatggctcagagcctggagcctatttccgattctgtgtctccctctctctctgctcctcccccgttcatgctctgtctctctctgtcccaaaaataaataaaaaaaaaaaaaacgttgaaaaaaaaataaatcaaattaaaaaaaaaattggcttaaaACCCATAAAAATTAATctaatgtataatattttatttcagggtGAAGAAAAAATCCAGTGtttaaaaatcttacaaaagAAAGGAGGTTTTTCTAACTAAATTCATACTAGTATGGACAAAGTAAAATCACTGATAAGAGAATACAGCATAAATTAGGTTTTAAATGTATTAGCATCTTCAGTTTATTTGCAAATAGGCATGTCCAACTTAACACAAAGAATATACTCTAAATTTGGGCAGGATCAAATGGGACTATTTGCAAATGGATAAACTTTCTGCAATGGGGCCAAAGTATCTGTGTAGCTTTCTACATTTCCAATTATATTGCTTAATCAAGGCAAGAATGGTGGGTGACTAAGTTATTTTTAGCAaccaaaaatacaggaaataaatttgaaatgtatcACATCAGATAATTTCATGAAAAGATGGCTTTCATATAGCATTTTTACTATATTAGTGTCAAACTTAGGTTACCTGCTCATGTAGTTTTGGCACAAGGGAGATATAGTTTGTCTTTATCAGAGTCacctattattaaaaacaaaactctggtCTGTGAATGATGGTATTGAGTCAGAATCATGATgtagcagaaaataaagaagtcacgaatcatccaaacagaaatgTGTTTGGATGCTTATAGGAggctgaatattttaaatattcaaccaAGTTTCAAGCTGCAAGACTCTGCCATGTAGGTTCATGTTGCGTCCTCAAAGTAGTTCTCATGAAAGCAATACTTTGAGGAACAACAGACATTACAGCAGACTGATCTGCTGACATCATGGCTTCCTAGAAGAGGCGTTGCTTCCTGCAGTGACATTACAACATGGTAACTCCCTAAAAATCAGCGTACCTTGTAGGTAACTCTGGTGTCGGGGGCACCACCGGGCAGCTGGGCAAGTCGGTTATTTCAATAGCCCTCAATCtctaatataaatataacaatcatataataaatattgcacatatacacaaaacaaaCTAAAGCACACTAGTATACAAATAGAGAACAAAAGAGCCACTATCCAAATATATAATGATAATCTATTTTTAACAACCCATTTCTTTAAATTACCAGTCCTGCTATTTGTACTATAAAATTCTTTTCAAGAACATGTGTACATctgtttaaaattgctttttccaCGGAACAATTTAAGAATGAATATCCAATATCTACTCCCCTTATTTGAATGTATCGACTGCATACAAAATGGAAATGCATAAAACtatagaacaaatatttttttcttcaagataaCATTATAAAGGAATATGCAGTAGTAACTCTTGCTACTCTTTCTTCTATCCTGTGATCATGCAGTTTTATTTCCATGATACCAAGTGAAATATGATGTGGCCATTATCTTAGCAAGTTTATTTtacagatcttttatcttttccttcagaGGTCGAGTAACAGGAACTGAATTAAGAAATATGTGCAAAATGTAACAGAAACACAGACAGCTCACTATTTGTGCTTTAAGCAATAAGTGTTGTTTCCGGTATAAATGGGTTTCATGAAACAATTATGCAAGAATATTACTTAAAATACAGGCAAAGCTACCCAAATATGCATGAAGTTTAGATGAGAATTTAGTGAAGCTTTATGTGGATTGTAATATGGGCACTGATAGGCAAGGCTTTTTGTGGCCTTATTAAAAGGTCCTTTTATGCTCGAAAATCTAATTTACATAATCAAATGCATCTACTTACAAGCACAAGAGGTGAGCTAGAAAGGGGAATTCATCAGATTTCTGAAACTGGCATTATTGAGTTGCAAGTGTATTTAGTTTACGTGCTTTTCCTCAGTACAATACATACAAATCCATATTTATAAGGCAttcaatattttatgaaatgctaTTTTAGGAACGGTGTTTTTATATAGATAGCTATGAGATTGAAAATAGGTGTACCCAaaatagcagagaaaaaaataataaaaattttctacTCCTAGTCCAATAGGGCCAAACTTTTATAAAATCCCAGTTCCTCAAATTCTCATCTAAGCTGCAAATTGGTTCACCAAGGTTTGACGACAGACTTCATCCCACGCTCGCAGTGAGAGAAAAGGTACAAAACTCACTTTCTCGGCCATTTCATGAGAGTGGTGCAGCGAATGCTCCCTTTCAGAGAACATCCTCCTCTGCTCGTAGCTGGCTAGTCGACACGTGAGCCAGGAAGACAGGGTGCAGCCACCAATCCCAATGCACGCGAGAGACATGGAGGCGAGATGCAGAGGATAGAGGGAAGAGGTCTTCTTTGTCACTGCCCGCAGGAACTGAAAGTTCAGGATGCCCCCAATGAGTCCACAGATGCAGCAGGCAGAAAAAAGGATCATCTgataggaagaaggaagagagtgtCAAAGATGAGGAAGCAAAGCCAACCTAACACAGCGCCCCATCCTGCCGCACCTCCGGGAAGACTGAGCTACAATAAAGAGAAAGTGCTTTGGGTCTTAGAGGACGAGAGCCATAGTTTCACCAAGTTCCCATGCAACCCAACTCAGGGAAGAGAGTGCAGACCAGTGTTTCAGAATTAATAGCTGACTGTGTAAAGGCCGGGGATACATCTTTTTGAAAACCCTGAAGTAAGCAAAATTTGTCTTCAAGGTAGATTcagatttaaatatttactatctatcATGTGCTAGAAACTTGAGCAGATATCATCTCAATTAACCCACCCAGCAAACCTCTGAGAGAAATCGTGATATATACTTAGCACAATGGTGAACAGGCAAAACTCAAGGTTAGGTAGAGACTGAATCCAGATTTTCTGACTCTAAATCCAGTTTCACTATGTTAATCCCCCTAAAATATCCAAATATCTTCTCATTGAATTGTCATTCGTTCCAACAAACTTCAAATGTTTATACTGCTCTAGCTAAGTGAGCTTAGAGCATATAGTTaacctgttttcttcatttatacgAGTTTTATCGTGTATCTGTTTCCCCCATAGGATAGGTTAGGGACTCCCTGTGAACTGGTCGTTTATActacaaatcttttttaaatctgTGGCACCACAATGAAGAATACACAATATACATTCCAAAAATACTATCTGGTTGTTTTGGGGAAACACAGGATGTGGCTTTACTTTTGATCTCATTATTGGTTTGATTTGGGTCTCTATAAAGAGAGCTGGTGGGGGTGGATGGTAGTCAACCTAAAGGTTACATAAATATGTAACTGAATATTGAATATTCCAAAAGCttcaatgtgggtttttttttttttttttgtatttgtattctcTAAGTTCCCCTATGGGCTTCCTTTATACTTTAGCGTGTGAtactaatataattatttaaacttatttccatttttgtccAGAACACGGTCTCTACTCCAGTTGCCTCTCTTGCCAATCATATAGCTTGTTCATTCCCGCCTCAGTGATATTTCCCATTTCCTGGAAattagtttgcttttttcttgaATTGCTAGATGGAAGACTCAAATCTAGCCTTACCTTCTTCAGAAAGCCTTTCTGGATTTACTGACTTCCTTTGGCATAATTCCATAGGACAAACAgttatttaacttaatttaacatttaattttacattattagGAATCATTTGCTGTCGACAATTAGTTGACTTTAGcgagcatttattgagtacctggcATCTGTTAGGCCCTGAGTGAGGCAGCTGTTggcattacaaaaaataatagctCATAGTCGTTGTCCTTGAGTACACAGCAGTCTTGTGTGAGAGAAGATCCAACATTTCAACATGGCATAGCAGATATTAAGAAAGAGGGATGAATTGGTTGCCCTTAGAGTAGGGTGAAGGAAAATTTAGCATAACCAAGGGTTTCAGACAAGGCTTCCTGATAACATGTCATCTAAACTAAGTGCATGCCACTCCCAGAAAAGGGTAAGGCCATGGATGTATGAAATAGCATAATGAAATAGGATGGTGGGCAGAAAGAATACCaagtagtttgttttgtttctctcactTAATTCAGCATCCTAATTGTGTCCGTCTCACAGTATTTATTACCAAGCCTAAAAATCCAATGATGGGTGACTGTATCTTTTTAtagttaattaaatataatactgAATATCAATTACCAAATAACTGAATCATCCAAAGTGGGAACCTGTAGCTCCTGGTTTCACATAGAATCAATATACTACCTTTTAAAGGATATTCATATGGCATGCAGTTTCTTGGGAAATACTTTGGTGTTTACATATTCTCAGAAAACATGGAAAGATGTGACATTCTAGCCTTCAAATTATGAACTACTATTAATTAAGAAAGTTAATGACAAATTATTTGGCTATCATAAGAACACAATGTATCTCTCCTAATATTAttcttattcattctttaaagGCATGCTACTTCATTTAACATATGCAAACAGAACATTCTCACCTaggtattaaaatgttaaaatctaTACCCACATTTAAAACCATATACGAGGTTTGAATTTCACCAGACTACAGAATTTAGACTCTAGAGATACTTGGAGTGGAGAAATTACCATGCACTTTGAAGGGTGAGAATCCTTGATAGCTAAATGTCATCAATGGGAATATCAGAGGGTGAAAGAAGTTAAAGTGAATGGTAGTTTCTAAAAAGTTTAGCACttacgatttttttcttttataactctTAAGAGAattagaaagacagaaaaaagacactagtgcctttaaaaaaatttcttccctccccttctcctatgactgaatatttgtgtccctctAAATACAAATGTTGAAGCCTAAACCCCAATACTATGGTATTTGCAGATGGGATTTTTGGAAGACAATTAGGTCAGGAGAATAGAGCCCTCATAAATGGGGTCAGTGCCTTTGTAAGACAGACTTTTAGAgagctctctttttccttttgccacATGAGATCACAGTCAAAAATTTGCAACCTGGAAGAGAACCTTACCAGAACCCAACTACACAGGGACCCTAATCGAGGtccagcctccagcactgtgcaaaatgaatttctgttgttgataagccACCCAGTATAT contains these protein-coding regions:
- the TMEM196 gene encoding transmembrane protein 196 isoform X1: MCTSGQIIGSLLVLSVLEIGLGVSSVAVGAVSFSLALREHKPQLGDSSPVWSGVCFLLCGICGILCAKKKSGLVMILFSACCICGLIGGILNFQFLRAVTKKTSSLYPLHLASMSLACIGIGGCTLSSWLTCRLASYEQRRMFSEREHSLHHSHEMAEKRLRAIEITDLPSCPVVPPTPELPTRK